The genomic window gtgcatacattctacgtatgggtggtcccgggaatcgaacccactaccctggcgttacaagcgccatgctctaccaactgtgctacagaaggaccaggtgGTTTCCTTACATCACAGTAAGTTCCTGTTATTAACAGGTGGTTTAACAGAGAATATAATTACAGTAAGCTCCTGTTATTAACAGGTGGTTTCCTTACATTACAGTAAGTTCCTGTCATTAACAGGTGGTTTCCTTACATTACAGTAAGCTCCTGTCATTAACAGGTGGTTTCCTTACATTACAGTAAGTTCCTGTTATTAACAGGTGGTTTCCTTACATTACAGTAAGTTCCTGTCATTAACAGGTGGTTTCCTTACATTACAGTAAGTTCCTGTTATTAACAGGTGGTTTCCTTACATTACAGTTCCTGTCATTAACAGGTGGTTTCCTTACATTACAGTTCCTGTTATTAACAGGTGGTTTCCTTACATTACAGTTCCTGTTATTAACAGGTGGTTTCCTTACATTACAGTTCCTGTTATTAACAGGTGGTTTCCTTACATTACAGCTCCTGTTATTAACAGGTGGTTTAACAGAGAATATAATTACAGTAAGTTCCTGTTATAAACAGGTGGTTTAACAGAGACTGTGTTGTTTACCCTACCCTAGCCTGTACTCCAGGTGTTGTTTACCCTACCCTAGCCTGTACTCCAGGTGTTGTTTACCCTAACCTAGCCTGTACTCCAGGTGTTGTTTACCCTAACCTAGCCTGTACTCCAGGTGTTGTTTACCCTAACCTAGCCTGTACTCCAGGTGTTGTTTACCCTAACCTAGCCTGTACTCCAGGTGTTGTTTACCCTAACCTAGCCTGTACTCCAGGTGTTGTTTACCCTAACCTAGCCTGTACTCCAGGTGTTGTTTACCCTAACCTAGCCTGTACTCCAGGTGTTGTTTACCCTAACCTAGCCTGTACTCCAGATGTTGTTTACCCTACCTAGCCTGTACTCCAGGTGTTGTTTACCCTAACCTAGCCTGTACTCCAGGTGTTGTTTACCCTAACCTAGCCTGTACTCCAGGTGTTGTTTACCCTAACCTAGCCTGTACTCCAGGTGTTGTTTACCCTAACCTAGCCTGTACTCCAGGTGTTGTTTACCCTAACCTAGCCTGTACTCCAGGTGTTGTTTACCCTAACCTAGCCTGTACTCCAGGTGTTGTTTACCCTAACCTAGCCTGTACTCCAGGTGTTGTGTGCTAAAGTGTGTTATTATAAAGTGTAGTGTTTCCTAACCTACCCTGTACTCCTTGGAGAGCCTCTTCACCTTGTTGTTGAGCAGGAAGTAGAcagccagggtgtgacaggctCTGTTGGTGAGCACGGCACTCAGCACCTCGCTGTGTTTGTAGCCCATCCTCTCTGTCATATGCAGTAATACCATGTGGTTGATCTCCTCAATGTGgatcctagagagacagagagacgtcAGCCAtcagacttgtgtgtgtgtgtgtacctgttgagGTAGGGTGCTCCAGTGTTAGCTTTAGCGTTAGCCAGTtgacctgtgtgtgtacctgttgagGTAGGGTGCTCCAGTGTTATCGTTAGCCAGTtgacctgtgtgtgtacctgttgagGTAGGGTGCTCCAGTGTTAGCTTTAGCGTTAGCCAGTTGAcctgtgcgtgtacctgttgagGTAGAGTGCTCCAGTGTTATCGTTAGCCAGTtgacctgtgtgtgtacctgttgagGTAGGGTGCTCCAGTGTTAGTGTTAGCGTTAGCCAGTTGACCTGTGTCTGTACCTGTTGAGGTAGGGTGCTCCAGTGTTAGCATTAGCCAGTtgacctgtgtgtgtacctgttgagGTAGGGTGCTCCAGTGTTAGCTTTAGCGTTAGCCAGTtgacctgtgtgtgtacctgttgagGTAGGGTGCTCCAGTGTTAGCATTAGCCAGTtgacctgtgtgtgtacctgttgagGTAGGGTGCTCCAGTGTTAGCGTTAGCCAGTTGTAGCCAGGAGTCAGACATGACCTGGTGGATGTTGGGTCTCTTAGCTGGATCTGGTTCTAACAGCTTCTTCATTAGACAGATGGCCGctgtggagagatagagggggagagagaaggggagagggggagagagaaggggagagggggagagagaaggggagagggggagagagaggagggagaggggaggaggggagagggggagagagaggagggggaggggagagagaggagggaggagagagaggagggagagagaggaggggagggagggagggggatggagggggagagagagagacagagaggagggaagagagcaagagagagatggagagagagagagagagagagagaagagggaatgtGGTGAGAATTTGTTAAAGCTACAATCTGGgatttgaaaaacaagaaaacagCCGCCAGCCACTTGTTTTGGCAcatttgttttctgtgtctgtctctgtgtgctctcgtctctgtgtgtctgtctctgtgtgtctgtctctgtctgctctcgtctctgtctgctctcgtcTCTGTGTGCTCTCGTCTCTGTGCTCTCGTCTCTGtctgctactctctgtctgctactctctgtctgctctcgtctctgtctgctctcgtctctgtctgctctcctctctgtctgctctcctctctgtctgctctcctctctgtctgctctcctctctgtctgctctcctctctgtctgctctcctctctgtctgctctcctctctgtctgctctcgtctctgtctgctctcgtctctgtctgctctcgtctctgtctgctctcgtctctgtctgctactctctgtctgctctcgtctctgtctgctctctctgtctgctctcgtctctgtgtgtctgtctctgtctgctctcctctctgtctgctctcctctctgtctgctctcctctctgtctgctctcctctctgtctgctctcgtctctgtctgctctcgtctctgtctgctctcgtctctgtctgctctcctctctgtctgctctcctctctgtctgctctcctctctgtgtgcTCTCGTCTCTGTGTGCTCTCGTCTCTGTGTGCTCTCGTCTCTGTGTGCTctcgtctctgtctgctctcgtctctgtctgctctcgtctctgtctgctactctctgtctgctctcgtctctgtctgctctcctctctgtctgctctcctctctgtctgctctcgtctctgtctgctctcctctctgtctgctctcctctctgtctgctctcgtctctgtctgctctcctctctgtctgctctcctctctgtctgctctcgtctctgtctgctctcctctctgtctgctctcgtctctgtctgctctcctctctgtctgctcgtctctgtctgctctcctcctgtctgctcgtctctgtctgctctcgtcTCTGTGTGCTctcgtctctgtctgctctcgtctctgtctgctctcgtctctgtctgctctcgtcTCTGCTGTCTGctcgtctctgtctgctctcctctctgtctgctctcctctctgtgtgctctcgtctctgtctgctctcctctctgtctgctctcctctctgtctgctctcgtctctgtctgctactctctgtctgctcgtctctgtctgctctcgtctctgtctgctctcgtctctgtctgctctcgtctctgtctgctctcctctctgtgtgtctgtctctgtgtgctctcctctctgtgtgtctgtctctgtgtgctcgtctctgtgtgtacctgtagagagagagggcggtAGAGGGTTCATATCCTTGTCCACCATCTTCTGGTGCAGAGCCCTGAGACTGAAGGGCTCCACGGTGAAGGGAAGGCTGCC from Oncorhynchus keta strain PuntledgeMale-10-30-2019 unplaced genomic scaffold, Oket_V2 Un_contig_14285_pilon_pilon, whole genome shotgun sequence includes these protein-coding regions:
- the LOC127918471 gene encoding hormonally up-regulated neu tumor-associated kinase homolog A-like, whose protein sequence is GVNMYAMLTGSLPFTVEPFSLRALHQKMVDKDMNPLPPSLSTAAICLMKKLLEPDPAKRPNIHQVMSDSWLQLANANTGAPYLNRIHIEEINHMVLLHMTERMGYKHSEVLSAVLTNRACHTLAVYFLLNNKVKRLSKEYR